A single region of the Roseimicrobium gellanilyticum genome encodes:
- a CDS encoding phenylacetate--CoA ligase family protein, with the protein MAVSPHTMRIELPATTAGLRERQWEKLKRLLVKVGTTENFNSLRLQQHGVDPYGINSLEDFTQRVPFTTKANLLQDRLLYPPFGSNFTEPIERYTRFCQTSGTLTGAPMAVLDTPASWESMLSCWRQVYRAAGVHPGDRVFFAFSFGPFLGFWTAFEAAARDCLVIPGGGQSTNARLEMMARYKATVLCCTPTYALRLGENIGAPSGVHLEHLKVRRIIVAGEPGGSIPVVRERLNELWGGVKVFDHHGLSEIGPVSYEDPAQPSSLCVIEDSYFAEVLDPNTGEAVQEGEEGELVLTTLDRTACPLIRYCTGDWVAPRRVDDKLYLEGGVLGRVDDMAVIRGVNIYPSALENVIRRFPEIAEFQVEQRKVEAMDEIELIVELSPGSDDAVVHKLQERLRDTFSLRIPVRLAAQGSLPRFDFKSRRWRRV; encoded by the coding sequence ATGGCCGTTTCCCCGCACACCATGCGCATTGAGCTCCCTGCCACCACGGCCGGACTCCGCGAACGGCAATGGGAAAAGCTGAAACGCCTGCTGGTGAAAGTAGGCACCACGGAAAATTTCAACTCGCTGCGCCTCCAGCAGCACGGAGTGGATCCATATGGCATCAACAGCCTGGAGGACTTCACGCAGCGCGTGCCATTTACCACGAAGGCGAATCTCCTGCAGGATCGCCTGCTGTATCCGCCCTTTGGGTCAAACTTTACGGAGCCTATTGAGCGCTACACGCGCTTCTGCCAGACAAGTGGCACACTCACTGGCGCGCCCATGGCGGTGTTGGATACACCCGCAAGTTGGGAGTCCATGCTTTCCTGCTGGCGGCAGGTGTATCGTGCTGCGGGCGTCCACCCGGGCGACCGCGTGTTCTTCGCCTTCAGCTTTGGTCCTTTCCTTGGATTCTGGACGGCGTTTGAGGCAGCCGCACGCGACTGCCTCGTGATCCCCGGCGGAGGTCAATCCACCAACGCGCGACTGGAGATGATGGCCCGCTACAAGGCGACCGTGCTCTGCTGCACACCCACGTATGCGTTGCGTCTCGGGGAGAATATCGGCGCGCCCAGTGGCGTGCATCTGGAGCATCTCAAGGTCCGCCGCATCATCGTGGCCGGGGAACCGGGCGGGAGCATTCCGGTAGTGCGCGAGCGCCTCAATGAACTCTGGGGCGGGGTGAAAGTCTTCGACCACCACGGCCTCTCGGAGATTGGTCCGGTGAGTTATGAAGATCCGGCCCAGCCCTCCAGCCTTTGCGTGATCGAGGATTCCTATTTTGCCGAGGTGCTGGACCCAAACACGGGTGAAGCCGTGCAGGAAGGCGAGGAGGGCGAACTCGTCCTCACCACGCTGGACCGCACCGCGTGCCCTCTCATCCGCTATTGCACAGGTGACTGGGTCGCCCCGCGCCGCGTGGATGATAAGCTCTATCTCGAAGGTGGTGTGCTCGGCCGTGTGGATGACATGGCAGTGATTCGCGGCGTGAATATCTATCCCAGCGCCCTGGAGAATGTGATCCGCCGCTTCCCGGAGATCGCTGAATTCCAGGTGGAGCAGAGGAAAGTCGAGGCCATGGATGAGATAGAGCTCATTGTGGAACTCTCGCCCGGCTCTGACGATGCCGTGGTGCACAAGTTGCAGGAACGCCTGCGCGATACCTTCAGCCTCCGCATCCCCGTGCGTCTCGCGGCACAAGGTTCCCTTCCCAGGTTCGACTTCAAGTCGCGCCGGTGGCGGCGGGTGTGA